One Trichomycterus rosablanca isolate fTriRos1 chromosome 10, fTriRos1.hap1, whole genome shotgun sequence DNA window includes the following coding sequences:
- the rgs9b gene encoding regulator of G-protein signaling 9b isoform X2, translating into MTIRNVRDHGQRYRPRMACLKKMEALVLEMQDPKTGVKSQTQRLVITTIPHAITGEDIVEWIANHFKIDFAEARAMGTMMVAYGYIYPLQDHKRLIIKPDASLYRFQTPYFWPAQQWPVEDTDYAIYLAKRNIRKKGMLEVHEQEQYNHLHKWMNHKWDFIVMQAKEQYRAGKERKKPDRVVFDCQERAYWVVHRPPPGTSSGMDCGLERLADPNQEEIKTSDFYRRIIIFTQQCIMRPRVKSSVSIGALVKYTTTYKQHDPFLYSCLPSNPWLTDDVTYWDLNMANVENPTKMRVERWTFSFGELLSDPRGRSDFRLFLKKEFSGENLAFWEACEDLKWGAAATMKEKAQQIYKTFLARGAPRWINIDGKTMEITVKGLSHPHRYVLDAAQTHIYMLMKKDSYGRYLKSTVFKDTLKKAVAPEPHRFSDAQLEQNAKKRRPSLSPIILRQQEEAQKAKLAASGPVDITQVMSKLAQKK; encoded by the exons ATGGAAGCTCTGGTGTTGGAAATGCAAGATCCTAAGACCGGGGTAAAATCACAGACCCAGAGACTGGTCATCACCACCATTCCTCATGCCATTACAG GAGAAGATATTGTTGAATGGATtgcaaatcattttaaaatagattttGCTG AGGCCAGAGCCATGGGTACCATGATGGTGGCCTACGGATACATCTACCCACTGCAGGATCACAAGAGACTCATTATTAAACCAGATGCCTCACTGTATCGCTTTCAG ACACCGTATTTCTGGCCTGCACAGCAGTGGCCAGTGGAAGACACAGATTATG CAATCTACTTGGCAAAGAGAAATATACGTAAAAAGGGGATGTTAGAAGTGCATGaacag GAGCAGTACAATCATCTACATAAATGGATGAACCACAAGTGGGACTTTATAGTGATGCAAGCCAAAGAACAGTACAG GGCAggaaaagaaaggaagaaaccAGATCGGGTGGTATTTGACTGCCAGGAGAGGGCCTACTGGGTAGTACACAGACCACCT CCGGGAACAAGTAGTGGGATGGACTGTGGTCTAGAGCGACTGGCAGATCCCAATCAGGAGGAG ATAAAAACATCTGACTTCTACAGAAGAATA ATCATCTTCACTCAACAGTGCATCATGAGACCAAGAGTAAAGTCGTCTGTGTCTATTGGAGC GCTTGTGAAGTACACAACAACATACAAACAGCATGACCCCTTTCTTTATTCATGCCTCCCGAGCAATCCCTGGTTAACTGATGATGTAACATACTGGGATCTTAACATGGCAAA TGTTGAGAACCCTACAAAAATGAGAGTGGAGCGCTGGACTTTCAGCTTCGGTGAGCTGCTCTCCGATCCTCGTGGACGCTCAGATTTCCGTCTGTTCCTGAAGAAGGAATTTAGTG GTGAGAATCTTGCTTTTTGGGAGGCATGTGAAGATCTGAAATGGGGGGCTGCAGCTACAATGAAAGAGAAAGCTCAACAGATCTACAA aaCTTTCCTGGCTCGTGGAGCTCCTCGCTGGATCAACATTGATGGAAAGACCATGGAGATCACTGTGAAGGGTCTGTCTCACCCTCATCGTTATGTCTTGGATGCTGCCCAAACCCACATCTACATGCTCATGAAAAAG GACTCATATGGACGATATCTGAAGTCGACTGTATTTAAAGACACTCTGAAAAAGGCTGTTGCTCCTGAGCCACACAGATTCAG TGATGCCCAGCTGGAGCAGAATGCCAAAAAGCGAAGGCCCAGCCTGAGCCCCATCATCCTGAGGCAGCAGGAGGAGGCACAAAAGGCCAAGCTGGCAGCCAGTGGCCCAGTGGACATCACACAGGTTATGAGCAAACTGGCTCAGAAAAAATGA